From Longimicrobium sp.:
GTTCGAGGCCATCGCGTACTTCGTGAACCCCTGCAGATCGGCGCGCACCTCGTCCAGCTCCGCGTCGCGCACGGTGCCGATCCGCACCCACGGCTGCCCGTCCGTCTCCTGGCGCCAGATCGCCAGGCGCGAGCGCTCGTCGGCCGAGTCCACGCGGCCGTCGCCGTTCTGGTCCGGGTCGGCGTACCTGTAGCGCATGCGGAGCTCCGCCGGGTGGTCCGGGTCGAAGCGCAGCCCGCTCGGCTGGAACTCGAACTTGAAGGTGGCGGGGTCCAGCACGCGGATGGTGACCTGGATGGAGTCGCCGCGGCGGAACGCGGTGCCGTCCGGCCGGCGCAGGAGCGCGTTGCCCGGGATCTTGAACTCCAGGCAGTTCTCCCCCGTCGTGTACGGGATGCGGACCTCGGCGTTGTCGCCCGCCCTGGCCCAGAAGGTGGCCTCGCGCGAGGCGAGCGACGGGGCACTGGTGGCCTGGCGCGCGGCGACGAACTGGGCGTCCGGCACCACGTCCGGCGGATTGTCCGTGCCGCCCCGCTCGCATCCGCCCAGCAGGAGGGCGGCGGCGAGGGCGAGCGCGATCGTACGATTCTGTTTCATCTATCGGTATCCCATCTGGGCGTGGATCGTGTGTCGTGTGCCGGTTAGGGCAAGGCGCGAGCCCGCGAAAACCCGCGTGGCGACTGGCTTTTCGCCGAGTGCGGCTGTCGCGCGCCGCAACGGATGTCTCATTCCGCTACATCTTCCCCTTCCAGCAGGCGGTACAGCCGCGAGCGCGAGATGCCCAGCGCGTCGGCGGCCGCGCTCTTGTTCCCGTCGAAGCGCTCCAGCATCGCCACCGCCGCTCCGCGCACGATCTCGGTGAGCGATGCGGGGAATGGGATCGCGCCGTTGGAGACGGGCGCCGGGGCGGGGAGGGCGGGGAAGAGGTCCGCCGGATCGAGCCCCCCGTCGCCCAGCAGGAGGGCGCGCTCCAGGCCGTTGCGCAGCTCGCGCACGTTGCCGGGCCAGGTGTGCGCCATCAGCGCCCGCTTCAGCTCCGGGCTGATGGCGGGCGCGTCCATCCCGTATCCTTCCGCCAGCGAGCGCAGGAAGTGCTCGGCGATGAGCACCACGTCCTCTCCCCGCTCCCTGAGCGCCGGCAGGTGCAGCGGGATGACGTTGAGGCGGTAGTACAGGTCCTCTCGGAACTCCTTCCGCGCCACCGCCGCCGCCAGGTCCACGTGCGTCGCCGCGATGATGCGCACGTCCACCGTGCGCCCGCGGACGGCGCCCACGCGGCGCACCTCCTTCTCCTCCAGCGCCTTGAGGATCTTTCCCTGCAGCGTGAGCGGCAGCTCGCCGATCTCGTCCAAAAAGAGCGACCCGCCGTCCGCCGCCTCGAAAAGGCCGGGCTTGGCGGCGCGCGCGTCGGTGAAGGCGCCCCGCTCGTGGCCGAAAAGCTCCGTTTCCAGCAGCCCGGCGGGGAGGGCGGCGCAGTTCAGCTCCACGAAAGGAGCGGCGCCGCGCGGCCCGTTGTAGTGGATGGCCTGCGCCAGCAGCTCCTTTCCGGTTCCGGTCTCGCCGGTGATGAGCACGGTGGCGCGGTCGCGGGGGAT
This genomic window contains:
- a CDS encoding sigma 54-interacting transcriptional regulator, translated to MTQLVVVARSDSFSAVWPELAALAGAELRVVANAEACGPLEEAALLGVAGVEEEAEPEVRALAAAGSPAPLVIGARADHRLAATLVRAGAGDYFALPGDIEALRAEMKERARRREGRAAGARLAAQERTAFDFGKIVGRSPQIRAALDRAARIIPRDRATVLITGETGTGKELLAQAIHYNGPRGAAPFVELNCAALPAGLLETELFGHERGAFTDARAAKPGLFEAADGGSLFLDEIGELPLTLQGKILKALEEKEVRRVGAVRGRTVDVRIIAATHVDLAAAVARKEFREDLYYRLNVIPLHLPALRERGEDVVLIAEHFLRSLAEGYGMDAPAISPELKRALMAHTWPGNVRELRNGLERALLLGDGGLDPADLFPALPAPAPVSNGAIPFPASLTEIVRGAAVAMLERFDGNKSAAADALGISRSRLYRLLEGEDVAE